The following are from one region of the Paenibacillus bovis genome:
- a CDS encoding alpha/beta hydrolase — MAQFTYTGLLNRTMEIYEQHGSAEAYHFITEHQADGVGNPAQIYNLRYSLATAADMHEEALQLLREAIEQQEYWYSPEYLMEEEMLEPLRHDPEFERLIGICRVREAQALTENSAKLNIVLPDQEKPATAFHTIFVLHGEQENMDIVQPYWSSLLDRNYKLALLQSSQIQFSGAYDWVDIDTGMEELKQSMEELVRIDNPQMEIRDCLLPENALPSGKRPILAGFSAGARVAMNTAAEYSSGVRGLILVAPWMPDREEWELGLNAWKEHGVKLYMICGESDEECLPGAQELAEALDFKGIPYVFKNITGLGHDYPAHFNQLLQEAAAFIEG, encoded by the coding sequence ATGGCGCAGTTTACATATACAGGGTTGCTTAATCGGACAATGGAAATCTACGAACAGCATGGAAGCGCAGAAGCGTATCATTTTATAACAGAGCATCAGGCGGATGGGGTCGGCAATCCGGCACAGATCTACAATCTGCGCTATAGTCTGGCTACGGCTGCAGATATGCATGAGGAAGCATTGCAATTACTCCGGGAAGCGATAGAGCAGCAGGAGTACTGGTATTCTCCGGAATACCTGATGGAAGAAGAAATGCTGGAGCCTTTGCGGCACGATCCCGAGTTTGAGCGGCTGATTGGAATCTGCCGGGTCCGCGAAGCGCAGGCTCTCACCGAAAATAGTGCCAAGCTGAATATTGTGTTGCCTGATCAGGAAAAGCCGGCAACTGCATTCCATACGATCTTTGTCCTGCATGGAGAACAGGAGAATATGGATATCGTGCAGCCTTACTGGAGCTCTCTGCTCGATCGAAACTACAAGCTGGCATTGCTCCAGTCTTCCCAGATTCAGTTCTCAGGAGCGTATGACTGGGTGGATATCGATACCGGAATGGAAGAACTCAAGCAGTCCATGGAAGAGCTCGTTCGTATCGATAATCCGCAAATGGAGATTCGGGATTGTCTGCTGCCCGAAAACGCGTTGCCTTCCGGTAAAAGACCTATTCTGGCAGGGTTTTCTGCCGGTGCCAGAGTGGCAATGAATACAGCGGCTGAATATTCATCTGGTGTACGAGGGCTGATCCTCGTCGCTCCCTGGATGCCTGATCGGGAAGAATGGGAATTGGGATTGAATGCCTGGAAAGAGCATGGCGTGAAGCTGTATATGATTTGCGGCGAGAGTGACGAAGAATGTCTGCCTGGTGCACAGGAACTGGCAGAAGCGCTGGACTTCAAGGGTATTCCATATGTATTCAAAAATATAACCGGTCTGGGTCACGATTATCCGGCCCATTTTAACCAGCTCTTGCAGGAAGCTGCGGCATTTATCGAAGGCTAA
- a CDS encoding YdhK family protein, translating to MRKALMSAGIVTLLIMTGCSNSDATHSAATDKNASNTVQGETAPDDSMAMGNETAGGQMHHSGSAELPAGLQTAQNPEFPVGTTVIMNMDHMPGMKGAQATIAGAYDTTVYSVSYTPVTGGEPVKNHKWVIHEELQDAGQSPLKPGSKAILNADHMPGMKGAQATIDLAQQTTVYMVDYTPTNGGEPVRNHKWVTGEELSAK from the coding sequence ATGAGAAAAGCGCTAATGTCTGCCGGAATCGTTACACTGCTTATTATGACTGGCTGCAGCAATAGCGATGCAACCCATTCTGCTGCAACCGACAAAAATGCATCAAATACTGTACAAGGTGAAACGGCACCTGATGATTCCATGGCGATGGGAAATGAGACTGCCGGCGGACAGATGCATCACTCCGGCTCTGCGGAACTGCCAGCAGGTCTGCAAACTGCCCAGAATCCTGAATTTCCAGTAGGAACTACTGTTATAATGAATATGGATCATATGCCGGGTATGAAAGGTGCACAGGCTACGATTGCAGGAGCATATGATACAACAGTCTACAGTGTATCGTATACGCCTGTTACGGGAGGAGAACCGGTCAAGAATCATAAGTGGGTTATTCATGAAGAACTGCAGGATGCCGGTCAGTCTCCACTCAAGCCGGGAAGCAAGGCAATACTGAATGCAGATCATATGCCAGGCATGAAAGGCGCTCAGGCAACTATTGATTTGGCGCAGCAGACTACCGTCTATATGGTCGACTATACACCAACTAACGGCGGAGAGCCTGTCCGGAATCATAAATGGGTTACCGGCGAAGAATTGTCTGCAAAATAA
- a CDS encoding DUF3841 domain-containing protein, whose product MKRKYPAASTSKYWTIQSLSAWEQAQQTGFLEGHIDHISYPEAYHWMMDQMTERLPFYDGSYPVWVWKEKPDLLQLNHFTGREQCVCLTLSLHPLNVLLSDFQEWHSVLNNTFNAVDHIEWEEFRTGCSTLTKEQSWLRIFDLDRLKHEEDRRLQGVTGRVRLQQVLKAEYLVEPSLAKRYYYC is encoded by the coding sequence ATGAAAAGAAAATATCCTGCTGCTTCGACATCTAAATATTGGACGATACAGTCCCTGTCTGCCTGGGAGCAAGCTCAGCAGACAGGCTTTTTGGAAGGGCATATCGATCATATCTCCTATCCGGAAGCTTATCACTGGATGATGGATCAGATGACGGAACGGTTGCCTTTTTATGATGGCAGCTATCCGGTATGGGTATGGAAAGAAAAGCCCGATCTGCTGCAACTGAATCATTTTACCGGCCGCGAACAATGCGTGTGTCTGACGCTGTCTCTGCATCCGCTGAATGTACTGTTGTCGGATTTTCAAGAATGGCATTCGGTATTAAATAATACATTTAATGCGGTGGATCACATAGAGTGGGAGGAATTCCGGACGGGCTGTTCGACGCTAACCAAGGAACAGAGCTGGCTGCGTATCTTCGATCTTGATCGCCTGAAACATGAGGAGGACAGACGCTTGCAGGGAGTCACCGGTCGTGTACGCCTGCAGCAGGTTCTGAAAGCCGAATACCTGGTCGAGCCAAGTCTGGCGAAACGGTATTATTATTGCTAA
- a CDS encoding GNAT family N-acetyltransferase, producing MNIEIKNVTPANLLAILALRVAPNQASYIENTAQCLEEAKECSFYQPAGLYADNALVGFAMYGWFPSEGNAGRVWLDRFLIDEKYQGRGLGTIMLSALIDHLQGLYGSPDIYLSLFEDNKGALYLYEKFGFRFNGELDINGEKIMVRSESTSMSNQ from the coding sequence ATGAATATAGAAATCAAAAACGTGACTCCAGCCAATCTTCTGGCTATTCTGGCATTGCGTGTTGCTCCAAATCAAGCCTCTTATATCGAGAATACAGCTCAATGTCTGGAGGAGGCGAAGGAATGCTCCTTTTACCAACCAGCGGGGCTGTATGCTGATAATGCACTTGTTGGTTTTGCTATGTATGGCTGGTTTCCTAGTGAAGGAAATGCAGGACGAGTATGGCTGGATCGCTTTCTGATTGATGAAAAGTATCAAGGACGTGGACTGGGTACGATCATGCTAAGTGCATTAATCGATCATTTGCAAGGTCTATACGGTTCACCCGATATTTATCTAAGTCTTTTTGAAGATAATAAAGGTGCACTGTATCTATATGAGAAATTCGGATTTCGATTCAACGGGGAACTGGATATTAATGGGGAGAAAATTATGGTTAGAAGTGAATCTACCAGCATGTCTAACCAATAG
- a CDS encoding Ig-like domain-containing protein, with protein sequence MTRTAKLGNWMLALVLVSTMLFPSGVFAADTAAVSLKFDDNNTMTLSLEDDGQELNVYTVDGSGDTTDVSDKATWSTSSAAVATVKGGEVTPVSVGTTTITAKYGDLAATKKVTVTSPYTALTLSPAAGTNVTIGEPVEFTATATKQDGSTVDVTDSVTWSTYDIKVAKVVEGTVTGLSQGTTSLTAKYAGLVATSELYVRSSFQGLMLTPEDDQVMFIGQHPKQIVAEVGDASRVPTNVTSKVTWTSSNPLNATVENGVLTPWVEGTSTIKAQYEDFTKTFKVTVYKTMTKVQANVDSIDLVTGGSAALPKVTGTAVDGTTKDLSKLVDWTIDSSIASVTSTKVEAEGEGDTNLVGKIGDMTVTVPVSVKAKALTLTPSVSSLSIVVGSTATLPKVEAVTVDGNTIDVTDDVEWTLSSDKALIQEGKIKALVKGSTSLKGTYLNKNVRISVKMESKISSITATPAIIDLNLNKSKSINVKGVYADGKKATLSTKMNWVSSNPAVATVKGASVKAVGVGSATLTGSYQGLTATVKVNVTSKLKKLTISEKSLKLTTGDAKTVVLTAEYDTGEIVDVTKAAIWTTSKVTVATVKEGNITAVAKGSSSIKADFGGKRASVTVAVKDVAAAK encoded by the coding sequence ATGACACGTACTGCTAAACTGGGAAATTGGATGCTTGCACTGGTATTGGTCAGCACCATGCTCTTTCCAAGCGGAGTATTCGCGGCAGATACTGCTGCGGTATCACTGAAGTTTGACGATAACAATACGATGACCTTATCACTTGAGGATGACGGACAGGAATTGAATGTATACACTGTGGACGGTTCGGGCGACACAACAGATGTATCCGACAAAGCAACATGGTCTACCAGCAGTGCAGCTGTAGCTACTGTAAAAGGCGGCGAAGTTACACCGGTAAGTGTAGGTACAACTACGATTACAGCCAAGTATGGCGACCTTGCTGCAACCAAGAAAGTGACAGTAACATCACCTTATACCGCGCTCACACTGTCTCCGGCAGCTGGAACCAATGTAACCATTGGCGAACCTGTTGAATTTACAGCAACAGCTACCAAGCAAGACGGAAGTACAGTAGACGTAACCGATAGCGTTACATGGTCTACATATGACATTAAAGTAGCCAAAGTAGTCGAAGGAACAGTCACCGGTTTGTCCCAGGGAACCACTTCCCTGACAGCCAAATATGCAGGTCTGGTAGCAACAAGCGAACTGTATGTTCGTTCTTCGTTCCAGGGGCTGATGCTGACACCGGAAGATGATCAGGTCATGTTCATCGGTCAGCATCCAAAACAGATCGTAGCCGAAGTGGGCGATGCCAGCCGGGTGCCTACGAATGTTACTTCCAAAGTAACTTGGACATCTTCCAACCCGCTGAATGCGACAGTTGAGAATGGCGTCCTGACTCCATGGGTAGAAGGAACTTCTACAATCAAAGCACAATACGAAGACTTTACCAAAACATTCAAAGTAACAGTCTATAAAACGATGACCAAAGTACAGGCGAATGTAGATTCGATCGATCTCGTAACCGGCGGATCGGCAGCCTTGCCAAAAGTAACCGGTACAGCGGTAGATGGTACAACCAAAGATCTCTCCAAACTGGTAGACTGGACGATCGATAGCTCTATCGCATCCGTTACCAGCACCAAAGTAGAAGCTGAAGGCGAAGGCGATACCAATCTGGTCGGTAAAATCGGCGATATGACCGTAACCGTACCTGTTAGTGTCAAAGCCAAAGCACTGACGCTGACACCAAGCGTATCCAGCCTGAGCATCGTAGTTGGCTCTACAGCGACTCTGCCAAAAGTAGAAGCGGTAACAGTAGATGGCAATACGATTGATGTAACAGACGATGTCGAATGGACACTCAGCTCGGATAAAGCACTGATCCAGGAAGGCAAAATCAAAGCGCTCGTTAAAGGCAGTACTTCCCTCAAAGGAACCTACCTCAACAAAAATGTGCGTATCAGCGTTAAAATGGAAAGCAAAATCAGTTCCATTACAGCTACACCTGCGATTATTGATCTGAACCTGAACAAAAGCAAATCGATTAACGTCAAAGGCGTCTATGCCGATGGCAAAAAAGCAACCTTGTCTACTAAAATGAACTGGGTATCATCTAATCCGGCTGTAGCTACTGTCAAAGGAGCAAGTGTAAAAGCAGTTGGTGTTGGTTCTGCGACACTGACAGGCTCTTATCAGGGTCTTACGGCAACAGTCAAAGTCAATGTAACATCCAAGCTGAAAAAGCTGACGATTTCCGAGAAATCCCTGAAGCTGACTACTGGTGATGCCAAGACAGTAGTCTTGACAGCTGAGTACGATACCGGCGAAATTGTGGATGTTACCAAAGCTGCAATCTGGACCACCAGCAAAGTAACGGTAGCGACTGTAAAAGAAGGCAATATTACAGCAGTAGCGAAAGGCTCTTCTTCGATCAAAGCTGATTTTGGCGGCAAACGTGCTTCGGTAACAGTAGCTGTCAAAGATGTCGCAGCTGCCAAGTAA
- a CDS encoding uracil-DNA glycosylase, which yields MFGNDWDDILKEEMKQPYFQELMNWLDTEYEEHTIYPPRDLLFQAFRLTPYAEVKAVILGQDPYHGAGQAEGMSFSVQPGVKVPPSLRNIYIELKEDVGVETPNHGSLVSWGQHGVLLLNTALTVRAGQPASHRGKGWERFTDAVIRLLNERKEPMVFLLWGNHAAEKQVLINTDHHLVIRSAHPSPFAARKGFFGSRPFSQTNQFLEKHQIEPIDWTIPQLS from the coding sequence ATGTTTGGTAATGATTGGGATGATATTCTGAAGGAGGAAATGAAGCAGCCCTATTTCCAGGAACTGATGAACTGGCTGGATACGGAATATGAAGAGCATACTATTTATCCTCCTAGGGATTTGCTGTTTCAGGCGTTTCGTCTGACTCCGTATGCAGAGGTCAAAGCCGTCATTCTGGGTCAGGACCCTTATCATGGAGCCGGTCAGGCCGAAGGAATGAGTTTCTCTGTCCAACCGGGAGTGAAAGTTCCGCCTTCGCTGCGCAATATCTACATAGAATTAAAGGAAGACGTTGGAGTCGAGACTCCGAATCATGGTTCATTGGTCAGCTGGGGCCAGCACGGCGTACTGCTGCTCAACACAGCACTTACCGTACGCGCCGGTCAGCCGGCTTCTCATCGGGGCAAGGGCTGGGAGCGATTTACCGATGCAGTGATCCGGCTGTTGAACGAACGCAAGGAACCGATGGTATTCCTGCTCTGGGGCAATCATGCAGCAGAGAAGCAGGTGCTTATCAATACGGATCATCATCTGGTAATCCGCTCAGCACATCCGAGTCCGTTTGCTGCACGCAAAGGATTTTTTGGCAGTCGTCCTTTTTCACAGACCAATCAATTCCTGGAAAAGCATCAGATCGAGCCAATCGACTGGACGATTCCGCAGTTATCCTGA
- a CDS encoding Gfo/Idh/MocA family protein: protein MEKVKIGLIGCGTISDIYLQNLTHTFVNTEVYACADLNQDKAKEAAEKYGIKHTWTADEIIASEEIQIVVNLTTPKDHFQICRQALEGGKHVYVEKPLSLSPEQGSELVKLAEEKGLLLGGAPDTFLGAGLQTCRKLIDDGFIGEPLSATAFMVNHGHESWHPAPEFYYKKGGGPMYDMGPYYLTALVSLLGPAELVSGMTRTSFKQRTITSEPLFGQIIDVEVPTHIAGTIQFRSGAIASMITSFDVWSSTLPHIEIYGTLGTLLVPDPNTFGGPIRLRPAQGSEFMEIPAVHQYAENSRGIGISDMADCLIHGGTPRANGQITNHVLEIMHAFHSSADSRRYVELTSTCEQPQPLPYGLVNGHLR, encoded by the coding sequence ATGGAAAAAGTGAAAATCGGTCTGATCGGCTGTGGAACAATCAGCGATATTTATCTTCAGAATCTGACACATACGTTTGTGAATACAGAAGTGTATGCCTGCGCTGATCTGAATCAGGACAAAGCCAAAGAAGCAGCCGAGAAATACGGAATAAAACATACATGGACAGCAGACGAGATTATCGCTAGCGAAGAAATACAGATCGTCGTCAATCTTACTACGCCAAAAGATCATTTCCAGATTTGCCGTCAGGCACTGGAAGGTGGCAAACATGTGTATGTAGAAAAGCCGCTCTCCCTATCGCCGGAGCAGGGCAGTGAACTAGTGAAGCTGGCAGAAGAAAAAGGGCTATTGCTGGGCGGAGCACCGGATACTTTCCTCGGTGCCGGACTGCAGACCTGCCGCAAGCTGATCGATGACGGATTTATCGGTGAGCCGTTATCGGCGACAGCTTTTATGGTCAATCATGGACACGAGAGCTGGCACCCGGCGCCGGAATTTTATTACAAAAAAGGCGGCGGGCCGATGTACGATATGGGACCTTATTATCTGACCGCGCTCGTCTCCCTGCTGGGACCGGCAGAGCTGGTCAGCGGTATGACCCGTACTTCCTTCAAGCAGCGCACGATTACGAGTGAGCCGTTGTTCGGCCAGATTATTGATGTAGAAGTACCTACACATATTGCAGGAACGATCCAGTTCCGTAGCGGCGCGATTGCCAGTATGATCACCAGCTTTGATGTATGGAGCAGCACGCTGCCACATATCGAGATTTACGGTACGCTCGGTACACTGCTTGTACCTGATCCCAACACATTTGGAGGACCTATCCGTCTGCGTCCTGCCCAGGGCAGCGAATTTATGGAGATTCCGGCTGTCCATCAATATGCAGAGAACAGCCGTGGCATCGGAATCTCGGATATGGCAGACTGTCTGATACATGGAGGGACACCGCGAGCGAATGGACAGATTACCAACCATGTGCTGGAGATTATGCATGCTTTTCATAGCAGTGCCGATTCACGCCGGTATGTGGAATTGACAAGTACCTGTGAACAGCCTCAGCCCCTGCCTTATGGACTGGTTAACGGACATCTGCGCTGA
- a CDS encoding ThuA domain-containing protein, with protein sequence MTKQALIVRGGWDGHQPVEVSELFAEWLRAEDFQVEIADTLDAFLDEERLKQLDLIVPVWTMGEISDEQLQPVLRAVASGVGLAGCHGGMCDSFRNSVDWQFMTGSQWVAHPFNDGVEYEVRMVKAADSPLIEGIPDFTVKSEQYYLHVDPTVNVLATTTFVISDGPHSANGEIRMPVVYTKRWGQGKVYYNSLGHQANIFDIPEAKELMKRGLIWAAR encoded by the coding sequence ATGACAAAACAGGCATTGATCGTCAGAGGTGGATGGGATGGACATCAGCCGGTAGAAGTATCCGAATTGTTCGCAGAATGGCTCAGAGCAGAAGACTTTCAGGTAGAAATTGCCGATACATTGGATGCTTTTCTGGATGAAGAGCGATTGAAGCAGTTGGATCTGATCGTACCGGTCTGGACCATGGGAGAGATCAGTGATGAGCAGCTGCAACCCGTACTGCGTGCTGTAGCTTCCGGTGTAGGTCTGGCAGGCTGCCACGGAGGCATGTGTGACTCTTTCCGTAATAGTGTGGATTGGCAATTTATGACCGGGTCGCAGTGGGTAGCCCATCCATTCAACGATGGAGTGGAATACGAGGTACGCATGGTCAAAGCGGCAGATAGTCCTTTGATAGAGGGCATTCCCGACTTTACCGTCAAATCGGAGCAGTACTACCTGCATGTCGATCCGACGGTAAACGTACTCGCTACGACTACTTTTGTGATCAGCGACGGTCCTCACTCGGCCAATGGAGAAATCCGTATGCCGGTTGTTTATACGAAGCGATGGGGTCAGGGCAAAGTATATTACAACTCGCTCGGTCACCAGGCGAATATTTTTGATATTCCCGAAGCCAAAGAACTGATGAAGCGCGGATTAATCTGGGCTGCACGATAA
- a CDS encoding AraC family transcriptional regulator, translated as MRAFHENRLYFYESGFPFQAMQIQDINFLAHWHHDLEFMYVYEGSVRMGINSETRVLHQGEMALCGSGDIHYYDSTGLKSTILLIIFNPRLIGSPAGWPQERQLCSSFVTRDGSDASQNESFLQRATPIIQSLAAEVQHHESQYEIIITGLLHQLSGLALRYLSTDDPGIRRHHSRTLAHLKVMQELLEHLEQHCTEPCTLQDGADYAGMSVFHFSRFFKTVTGVGYNTYINELRIRHAEQLILQSDRKLIDIALESGFGNVRTFNRVFRQLRGRTPSDLR; from the coding sequence ATGCGAGCTTTTCACGAGAACCGCTTATACTTTTATGAGAGTGGGTTTCCTTTTCAGGCGATGCAGATTCAGGATATTAATTTTCTGGCACACTGGCATCATGATCTTGAATTTATGTATGTGTATGAAGGATCGGTTCGAATGGGTATTAATTCCGAGACTCGGGTACTGCATCAAGGAGAAATGGCATTATGCGGCAGTGGCGATATTCATTATTATGACAGCACCGGTCTGAAATCGACTATCCTGCTGATCATTTTCAATCCACGGCTAATTGGCAGTCCGGCCGGCTGGCCCCAGGAACGCCAGCTTTGCTCCAGCTTTGTAACCAGAGACGGTTCGGACGCTTCACAGAATGAATCGTTTTTGCAGCGGGCTACTCCGATTATCCAGTCTCTGGCTGCAGAAGTGCAGCATCATGAATCGCAGTATGAAATTATCATTACTGGCCTGCTGCATCAATTGAGCGGCCTGGCGCTTCGTTATCTGTCCACAGACGATCCGGGAATCCGCAGGCACCATTCTCGTACGCTGGCTCATCTGAAGGTCATGCAGGAGCTGCTGGAGCATCTTGAACAGCATTGCACCGAGCCATGCACCCTGCAGGATGGGGCCGATTATGCAGGAATGAGTGTTTTTCACTTTTCCCGCTTTTTCAAAACAGTCACCGGGGTAGGCTACAATACATATATTAATGAACTGCGGATTCGTCATGCCGAGCAGCTGATCCTGCAATCGGACCGCAAGCTGATCGATATTGCACTGGAATCCGGATTTGGCAATGTACGCACATTCAACCGGGTATTTCGTCAGCTTCGTGGACGCACTCCCTCCGATCTGCGTTAA
- the pyrE gene encoding orotate phosphoribosyltransferase: MLTIEEIPAHIAAALLQIEAVALRPQEPFTWTSGIKSPIYCDNRLTMSYPYIRDQIADGFAMIIREQYPDAEVIAGTATAGIPHAAWVAQKLDLPMAYIRDKAKGHGKQNQIEGLIKEGQKVIVIEDLISTGGSSIKAAEAVREVGADPLAVLAIFSYQLDKAVQAFADANLPLQTLSNYAALIDKAVEMGKIQPGDLNLLHSWREDPAAFGK, translated from the coding sequence ATGTTAACGATTGAAGAAATTCCAGCTCATATTGCCGCAGCCTTGCTGCAGATTGAAGCGGTCGCACTGCGTCCGCAGGAGCCTTTTACGTGGACATCCGGTATCAAGTCACCCATCTATTGCGACAATCGGCTAACCATGTCCTACCCGTATATCCGTGATCAGATTGCCGACGGATTCGCGATGATTATTCGTGAGCAGTATCCGGATGCTGAAGTCATTGCCGGAACAGCAACAGCCGGTATTCCTCACGCTGCCTGGGTCGCTCAGAAGCTGGATCTGCCGATGGCCTATATCCGAGACAAAGCCAAGGGACATGGCAAACAGAACCAGATCGAAGGACTGATCAAAGAAGGACAAAAAGTAATCGTTATCGAAGATCTAATTTCCACTGGCGGCAGCTCGATCAAGGCTGCGGAAGCAGTACGTGAAGTAGGTGCAGATCCGCTGGCGGTACTGGCTATTTTCAGCTATCAGCTGGACAAGGCCGTACAGGCTTTTGCAGATGCGAACTTGCCGCTGCAGACATTGTCCAACTATGCAGCCCTGATTGATAAAGCTGTCGAAATGGGGAAAATACAGCCCGGTGATCTTAACCTACTGCATTCCTGGAGAGAAGACCCTGCTGCATTTGGTAAATAA
- the pyrF gene encoding orotidine-5'-phosphate decarboxylase yields MSQALHTAARRLIVALDYPNTEQAAQLITHLEGIPCYIKVGMQLFYTAGPDFIRDLKSRGYSVFLDLKMHDIPNTVKGGAHSITRLGVDMFNVHAAGGRQMMAAAVAGMEQAISEDSSLRRPVLIAVTQLTSTSQEVMNREIGIAGKVEDTVVHYAQMARESGLDGVVSSPLEGPAIKQICGKSFVTVTPGVRPTGSAAGDQTRIMTPGQAIAAGNDYLVVGRPITGAADPREAAEQIIEEMSNHVND; encoded by the coding sequence ATGAGTCAAGCTCTACATACGGCAGCCCGTCGGTTGATCGTCGCACTGGATTATCCAAATACAGAACAAGCCGCACAGTTGATCACCCATCTGGAAGGCATTCCCTGTTATATTAAAGTAGGTATGCAGCTGTTTTACACAGCAGGGCCTGATTTTATTCGCGATCTGAAATCCAGAGGCTATTCAGTCTTTCTGGATCTGAAAATGCATGACATTCCCAATACTGTCAAAGGCGGTGCTCACAGCATTACCCGTCTTGGCGTTGATATGTTCAATGTGCATGCTGCTGGCGGACGCCAGATGATGGCAGCCGCTGTAGCCGGAATGGAACAGGCAATATCCGAAGATTCCAGTCTGCGGCGTCCTGTGCTTATTGCTGTGACCCAGCTTACCAGTACATCGCAGGAAGTAATGAATCGGGAAATCGGCATTGCCGGCAAAGTGGAAGATACCGTCGTCCATTATGCACAAATGGCCCGGGAAAGCGGACTGGATGGAGTCGTTTCTTCACCACTCGAAGGTCCGGCAATCAAGCAAATCTGCGGAAAGTCCTTTGTCACCGTTACCCCTGGCGTTCGTCCGACAGGCAGTGCTGCCGGGGACCAGACACGGATCATGACACCTGGACAGGCTATAGCAGCAGGTAATGATTATCTGGTTGTAGGTCGTCCGATTACCGGTGCAGCAGACCCGAGAGAAGCTGCCGAACAAATCATAGAGGAGATGAGTAATCATGTTAACGATTGA